The Cyanobacteria bacterium QS_8_64_29 genome contains a region encoding:
- a CDS encoding YbhB/YbcL family Raf kinase inhibitor-like protein, with translation MKLESSAFGPEGTIPIKYSCDGEDISLPLSWQGVPEGTQSLALICDDPDAPGMTFVHWLIYNLPAEVQQLPENVPNRERLESGALQGENNFGKVGYGGPCPPGGTHRYFFRLYALDGMLDLGAGISRDRLERAMEGHILAQAELMGRYSRAG, from the coding sequence ATGAAACTAGAGAGCAGCGCGTTTGGCCCCGAAGGAACCATCCCCATCAAATACAGCTGCGATGGCGAGGATATCTCGCTGCCGCTGAGCTGGCAGGGAGTCCCCGAAGGCACCCAAAGCTTGGCCCTCATCTGCGATGACCCGGATGCCCCGGGCATGACCTTCGTTCACTGGCTCATCTACAATCTCCCGGCCGAGGTGCAGCAGCTGCCCGAGAATGTGCCCAACCGCGAGCGGCTCGAGAGTGGCGCCTTGCAGGGCGAAAACAACTTCGGCAAGGTGGGCTACGGCGGCCCCTGCCCGCCTGGCGGGACCCACCGCTACTTTTTCCGCCTCTACGCGCTCGATGGAATGCTCGATCTGGGGGCAGGCATTAGCCGCGATCGCCTCGAGCGCGCCATGGAAGGGCACATCCTGGCCCAGGCCGAGCTAATGGGACGCTATAGCCGCGCGGGTTAG